The following is a genomic window from Myxococcales bacterium.
GTCATCTGTTAAGTAAAAACAATATAAAAACTACGCGAAATAAAAAATGGTATCCGACTACTGTTAAGCGTTTGATCGATCGAAATAAAAAAGAATAAATTTGTTTTTTTTGTTTTATTCAATAAAAATTTAAAAGTAAATTTTAGCTTGGTAATTGAAGTGAGTGTGATGATGAAATTTATTTATAATATTGCTTTATTGTTTTTTGTTGTTGTTTTTTATTCCTGTAATAAAAGTGTTTTTATGAAGGACTCTGATGGGAGTTTTAATGGTAAAAATAATATCTCAACTCAGTGTTTAAATGATAAAGATTGCGCTGCAATAAAAGCAGATTGTTGCGGCTGTATGAAAGGTGGCAAACAAAGAGCTGTACCTCGTGAGGATGCAAAGAAAATCCTTGATTCATTCAAAGATTCATGTAGCCAAATAGCGTGCGTGCAGATGATAAGCAAAGATGAAAGCTGCAAAAAAATGCCGGTTTGCTTGGATGGAGAGTGTGTTTTGCAATAAATTTTTACTATTATTTCCGATTTTTCCCCTAAATTTTTGAGAGTTCCAAATTATCCAGAAAACAACCTCTCAAGAAAAATGGCGCTCTTCGCTCTCAAGCTTTAGAGCTTGTACAGCTATGCGCCAAAAATGCTTTAAAAGGCCTTTGATAGAAGATTGATTAATGTATAAACCCCCCATGGGTGAGTAAATAATTATGGGTAAAATAATTGAATTGAGTCAGCATGTCTCTAATCAAATAGCTGCTGGTGAAGTGGTTGAGCGGCCAAGCTCTGTGGTCAAAGAACTTATAGAAAATGCACTTGATGCTGAGGCCACGCAGATAGAAGTAAGAATAAAAGATGGTGGTTTGAGCTATATTATTGTGCAAGATAACGGTTGCGGTATGGACGAGGACGATGTTCGTGCTGCCACCAAACGCTACGCTACCAGCAAAATCTCAACGGCCCATGACTTAGAAAGTCTTAGTAGTTTTGGCTTTCGTGGAGAGGCTTTGCCATCGATCGCTTCTATTTCGCGCATGAGCATAATTTCTCGCATGGAAAATCAAGCCCATGGAACCAAGGCGCTTATCGATGCCGGTAGTATTGTAGAAGTCTCGCCTCAGGGAGCTTTGCGTGGGTCGCGCATAGAGGTTCGCGATTTATTTTTTAATGTCCCCGCCCGGCTTAAGTTTGTAAAAAGCCAGCGGGCCGAAGTTTCAGCTATTGATAAACTCATACGATCTTTTGCTTTTGTGTATGAAAATGTATCTTGGAAATTTTTTAGCGAAGATAAATTAATTTTTTCAAGCGCTATGGGTGAAGATAAATCTCTGCTTCGGGCCGAAGCGCTTTTGGGTAAAGATACTCGCGGTTTGCTTTTTTTGTTTGAAGAAAAAAGCGAAGTGGTCAGTATAAAAGGCGCTCTTTGTGCGCCCTTGCTGACGAGAAAAGATATTCGCGGTATTAATATTTTTGTCAACAATAGATTAGTGAATGATAGAAAAATTTCAGGAGCTATCAAAGCCGCTTTCCGCACACTTCTCGAAGTAGGAAAAAACCCTATTTGTGCTTTTAATATTGAAGTACCGCCTGATGCGGTAGATGTGAATGTGCATCCAAGAAAAGCTGAAGTGCGATTTGTTGATGAAAGAAAGATTTTTTCTTATCTCATTCATATGCTTGGTGAATTTTTATCAACTACGCCATGGTTAAGAGCACACTCATCACTCCCTGCAGCTGAATCAGCAGTGCTTCCCGTGATAGAAAGTTCAAAGGAATTTCAAAATGAGCGACGAGAATCGCTTAAGACTATGGATTTTTTATTATCGAGCACATCTGAGCCGAGTATAAAAGACTCACAACAAGCGCTTGAGTTACAGCCCGAAATAAAAAAGGGCTTCGTTTATGAAAGTAAACATCTTTTGCCTGCTAGAAAATTTGCTGATTTAAAAGTGATTGGGCAGCTGTGCCTTACCTATCTTTTATGTGAAAGCGAGGAAGGAATGGTTGTGCTTGACCAGCATGCAGCGCACGAGAGAGTGACCTTTGAATATTTGCGTTCACAAAAAAATAAAGGGGTGGTGTCATCTCCACTTTTAATTCCAATCAAACTTGATTTAGAGCATCACGATATGATGCTTGCTGAATCACACATAGAAGATTTTCATGAGTTTGGTATTGAGATGGAAGTTTTTGGTGAATCTAGTGTGGTGATTCGTGCTTTACCAGATTTTATGAAAAATATTGATGCGCAGGAGTTGGTAAAAGATATTCTTTCGGAATTTCTTTTATTAGGAAGGGCCGAGTCTGTAGATAAAATTTTTGATCATGTCTGTGCTACCATGGCATGCCATGGCTCGGTCAGAGCTGGGCAGATGATGAGCAATGAGCAAATTTCTGCGTTGCTGGACGATTTGGATAAAATTCCTTTTGCAGCGCACTGTCCTCACGGTCGACCTATTATCAAGAATTTTTCTAAAAGCGAGTTAAAAAAATGGTTCGACCGAACGTGAAGCCCATTATTATTGCCGGCCCAACCGGCAGCGGAAAATCTGCTTTGGCTTTAAAATGGGCAAAGAAGTATGGCGGAGAAATTATCTGTGCTGATTCTCGCCAATTTTATCAACATATGCATATTGGCACGGCAAGTCCTTCTAAAAAGGAATGTGAAGAAGTTCCTCATCATGGATTTAACTGTGTAGATCCTTCAACTACTAAGGTGGATGCAGGATATTTTGTTGCCTTTGCTAAAAAAACTATCAATGAAATACAGGAACGTGGTATGCGGCCGATCATAGTCGGCGGGACTGGGCTTTACTTGCGCGCTTTGCGTTATGGCACGGGCGATGTGCCAAAATCAAATCCACAAATTGTCCAAGAGCTCGAAGAAGAGTGTGATCGAATAGGTTTGGATAAGCTCTATCAAGAATTGATTCGAATCGATAAGAACAGTGCCGAGTTTATTAGAGCGCAAGACCGCTATCGTATTATCCGTGCGCTTGAAATTTATCGGCAGACCGGCAAGGCTCCATCAAAGATTCGTCAAAGTTTTTATGAAAAAAAAACTCAGCTTAAAGCTCGTTGGATCATGAAATTTTGCGTGCGAGATAAGTTGTTAGAAAAACTCAAGTCCCGTGTCGAGCGTATGTTTGATGAAGGTTTGCTTAATGAGGCAAAAGCGCTGAGAAACATAGTGGGAGTAGAGCATTGGGCTTTAAATGTGATGGGTTATCATGAAGCATTGTTGGTGATCGATAACAAAATATCGCTAGAAGAAGCACAAGAAAGAGTTTTTATACGCCACAGGCAATATTCCAAGCAGCAAACTACCTGGTTTAAAAAAGAACAATTTTATCGGTGGCATATTTAAAAACTTTTTTGAAAATAATTACCAAAGCCTTCTTATCTTGTCCCGTTTCTAACAATAAATTTTTGGCGCTCTATATTTCTTGCATATTTTCAAACGATTTCCCAGCCAAAGACGATGATCTAGCAAGAAAAAATCATGCGATAAATCTCCAGCTTGTAAGCCTCAAATTTTTTGTTCACCAGTAAAAAAACAGCTTTATTAAATAATAAAAAAGCAAATTAAACACTAATCGATTAGAGTTGCTTTTGGGGGCTTTAATCATGTTGAAACTTGCTGAATCACATATCATGTCGATGACACCCTATGTTCCTGGTCATATTGGAGGAGAGTTAGGGGGGTTTTGGGCGGAACTTGCATCAAATGAAAATTGTTTAGGTCCATCACAGGCAGCGATGGAAGCTATTAAAAAAAGCGTTGGATTTGCACATCTTTATCCGAACAATAAACGAGCTGAGGTAATCAAAAAAATTTGCCAGCATCTATCGGAATTTTCTATTACACCTGACCACGTTGCTCTAGGCAATGGCACTACTGAAATAATTGTAAATTTAGTGCGAGGTTTGGTGTCCAAGAAAGAAGCCATAATGTCAGGGTGGCCGACATTTATCATGTATCAGCAGGCCGCTATAGCTCAGGGGGTAAATGAAGTAAAAGTGGATGTGCTCAAGGATATGTCCTTCGACTTAGAAGCGATGCTCAAACGTATTCATCAAAAAAATGAGATCCCCATCAAGGTATTATTTTTAGCGAATCCTAATAATCCAACAGGAAATTATATCAATGAAAAAGATCTTGATGATTTTATTGCGAAGCTTCCTTCCGATCTCGTTTTAATAATGGACGAAGCTTATAGCGAATACGTTGTGGCAAAAGATTATCCTAATGCCCTGAAATATATTCACACGCGGCCCAGAACCATTGTGCTTCGAACCATGAGCAAAATTTATGCTCTTGCTGGAATGCGGCTTGGTTTTGCGGTGGGTGATAAAAATATCATTGATATTTTATGCCGCGTTCGAGATCCATTTAATGTCAATGTTGCTGTACAGTTTGCAACCATCGCTTCACTCGAAGATCCAGATCATGTCAAAAGAAGTATCGAGCACAATCTCTTGCATAAACCAAAGCTCGTACAAGAGTTGAGTGATTTGGGATTTAGTGTTCATGATGGAGTAACCAATTTTATTTTGGCTAAGCGTGCTCCCCATATGCCTCAGATAAACGAGATTCACCAAGCATTGATGCAAAAAAATATTGCGGTTCGACCTATGGCGAGCTTTGGTCTGCCTGAATATATTCGCATATCGGTGGGCACTGAGCATGAGCTTAAAAAACTTTTTTTGGGCATGAAAGAAATTATAAATGCACCTCAAACAGTTTAGAGGTCTATTAATCATTTCGAGCAGAAATTCTCTTTGAGATTGGAAGCCACTAAAAATCAACAATGATAAAAATATTTTTTGCTAACTTTGAGCAAAATAAAAAGTCTAGAGAGGTTTTTAAGTGGTTTTATAGAATTTTTGGAGATGACAATGAATAAAATTTTATTCGCCCTGTTTTGGTTTTTTTGTTTAAAAGTAGGGGCTGCTCCCTGCATTGTTAAAAATTCTCAAGGGCAAGTATCAAAAAAACAATATGATGCTTTATTTTTAGAACTTACAGAAGCTCAAGCTTGCCCGCAGAATGTCGAACAATTATCAGAGCTCATCAAGGACGATCCCAACTCTATCGATACATTTATGGTGGCAAATCGAGGGCGCAGAAATCCTGCTCTTGGCAGTTTTAGCTTTTTTGAAATGACTACAAAAACTATTCTTGTGGATGGGCAATCTTTTACTTCGGAAATATTTTTTGGCCACTTTAGTCATAGGGTTGATGGAGAAATTCTCCTTGATCAGTCGCCCTCTTACAAGAAGCTCGTCATCGAAGCTATTAGTTTTGATATTAAAAAAGAAGTCTATAACTTTTATGAACTTATCGGACTGGGTGATAGAGCCCAATGGTACTATCGCGGTGATTCCCTCGATGCTCTTTTAGATAATGAATTTCTTTATCGACAAGTTCCCAAAGAAAGTAGAAAATTTGGTATACGTATGCGCTGCTCGGCCTGTCATAATTCGGGCGGTCCTATCATGAAAGAAATAGATGCTCCCTACAATGATTGGTGGACTGAAAAAAAACAGCTGATCTTTGCGCCAAATGCTTTGTCAGCAAAGATTCAACAAAAAGTTGATAGGCTTAAGGATGCCGGGTTTCTTGCCCAAGAAGTTATAAAGGCCAATGAAAAATTATTGAGTTCAAAAAAATATATTGAGGCACGCGCACGTCTTAGTCTGCCCGAGCAGTTGAGACCTTTATTTTGTACAAGCGAGATAAATCTGCGTTCCAGTCAGTTTGGAATATTTGATCAGGTAGATGAGATTTTTTTACCCTTAGATTTTTTTTCCAGCGAATTGATTGAAAAGTTTTCGCTGAGTTTTTCAGCATCAATGTATAAAGTCTATTTAAAAAAATATAATTTATTTTTCCCTGAAACAAATTTGCAAGATGCCGATCACATGTGGCTTACACCAGTAAAATCTTTTGTTGAAAAATTTATCATAGAGAATTTAGTAAAAAATAAAATAATTTCCTTGAAACATGTAAAAGATATTTTGATGTTTGACTTTAAAAATCCTGTTTTGTCAGATGAGAGATGCCAACTTCTAAGATTTGTTCCCGATGATAACGGCCAAGATTGGATGTCTAATTTTATAAATAATTTACATCTATCCGGTGTAGAAAAATTTACACAACTGGCAAAAATTTTATCTGATGAAAAATCTTTCGAGAAATTTCATAGACAAAATATAGATAATTATCGCATTGAGCTGATGGACAATGATAATTTCGAGACTCACTTTCAAAAACTATTGGAGCTACGCCAAAAAGTATTTTCGAGTGAGCTATCAAAAAATCCTTTAGGGCAGATTTTGGAGCCTGGCTTTCGCGTTATCTTTCCGCTTGAACAAGAATTTCCGCATAAAATTTAAAAAAAGTGGGCAAATAAAATTTTTTATTCCTAAATTTTTTTGACGAAAGCTAACAGGTAGAGTGAAAAAAGGCGCCGACGTTTTTACCTTCTTTAAGCAACTTATTGTAAAGTTCAGCGGCATCTCTGGTAAATGCCACATGCACTTTGATGCCTTTGCTAAGAGCCGCATCTATAGTTTTTTGCGGCACCTGCAAAACACCCTCCATGCCGCGGCTAAAAATAATATCGCTGATATTTTGAATGCTTAAAAGCTGATCTAAAGCTTCAACTGTGATGCCAGGCTTATGATGAACATCTCCAATTTTCCAGTTCCACTCTTTAGAGCCCTGCCACCATACAATGGCGTCTTTATAGGATTTTTTTCCCAAAGGGCTGCTTATTTCGATTAATCCCCAGTTTAAAGAACTTACGCAGCTATTTTTGATAGAGCTGCAATCAAAGTTCTGAAGCTGTCGTTGGTCGCTTCTGCTCTGATTGGGTCTGGCTAAATAGTTTACTTGATTATCATCCTTGATGGGCTGTTTGTTATTTGGGTTATCTGAAGAAGATGGTTTTTCATTGCTACATGAGACAATAAAAAGTATTGATAATAAGTTAATTAATTTCATTAATTTTATCCTAAATTTTGTTTGATGTATAAACGTTAGTAGTATTGTATCACTCATGTTTTTCTTAGCAATCCCTGTTTTTTAGTTGTTCATAAAAGAGATTATTAATATTGTTGTGAAATAAATTAGAAAAATTTTAAACCGCTTTCTAGTCAACTATTTGTGAAACAGTTTCTAAACCCGCTTGGTTGTGAACACTGTTAAGAGTATGAACTACTTGCTTACTATTTTTTTGGTTTACTCATGGCATTTATAGTTGCGATCGATGGTCCTGCCGGAACGGGCAAAAGTTCTGTAGCTCGTTTGGTGGCAAAAAAATTAAATTTTATTTATGTGGATACGGGAGCGATTTATCGAGCTCTTGCTGTGCTTGCTATTCAGCACGGAATAGATGCTTACGATGAGCAAGGGCTGGCAAATTTGACTTGTCACTTAAAGTTGGCCATCGATGAAAAAAATGCATGTACCCAGATTTTACTCGATGGTCATAAAGTTGAGCGCGAACTTCGGCAAGAAAAAATTAGCGGCTTAGCGTCTGTTGTGAGTCAACATCAGCTGGTTCGAACTCAATTATTGCAGCTGCAAAGGGATGTGGTGACTCACATTAAAGGCGGTGCAATCTATGAGGGACGAGATATTGGTACGGTAGTATTTCCCAAAGCGGGATTAAAAATTTTTATTACGGCCAACTCTAAGACTCGCGCTATGAGGCGTTTTGAAGAAATTCAAAAAATGCACAAAGAAGTGAGCTTTGATGAAATCCTTGAGTCCATTGAAAAACGTGATGAGCGCGATAAAAATCGCATGGCGGCACCCATGCAAAAAGCGCATGATGCCAAAGTTATTGATACATCGCACATGACGATACAAGAAGTGTGTGACAAAACCATTGAGCTTGTGAATGAAGCTCAAAAAAATTATCAGGAAGGCTAGGTTATGGTAGTTGCCAAAGCAGTGAGAGGAATGAATGATTTGTTTCCCAAAGAGCTTCATCTTTGGCAAAAAATTGAAGATGCAATCAAGTCCATCTTTCCTCTTTATGCTTACCAAGAAATTCGCACTCCCATTTTAGAAGATCTTGCTTTGTTTAAACGAGGCATTGGTGAAACTACCGATATCGTAGAAAAAGAAATGTTTATCGTTCCTGATGGTGATCACACTTATTGTTTGCGACCAGAAAATACAGCAGCAGTAGTGCGTGCTTTGATCGAGCGTGGTGGTATCAGTGCCGATAGTCAGGAAAAACTTTATTATATTGGGCCGATGTTTCGCAAAGAACGACCGCAAAAGGGGCGGCTGCGACAGTTTCATCAATATGGCATTGAATTATTCGGAGTGAGTGAGCCTGCAGCCGATGTTGAAATAATGGCTATGGTACAACATCTTTTCGATAGGCTTGGGCCAAAAAATATTGAGCTTAAAATAAATAGTCTCGGTACCAATGAAGAGCGCAACAGCTATAAAATACACTTGAAAGACTATTTGACCGATAAAAAACTTTTGCTGTGCAATGACTGCCAAAGAAGGCTTGACCTTAATCCTTTACGTATTTTGGATTGCAAAAACGATGGCTGCAAAGAAATTATTAAGGATGCTCCTAAAAGTATTGATTCACTAGGAGTAGAATCGCGTACGCATTTCGATCAGGTTTTGTTTGGACTCAGTGATATCAATATAAATTTTTCTATCGAGCACAATTTAGTTCGTGGTCTTGATTATTACAATCGAACAGTTTTTGAGTTTGTGGCTAAAGAGGGTTTAGGGGCACAAAATACCATCGCTGCCGGTGGTCGTTACGACGGATTATTTTTAACTTTGGGCAATAAAATTGATCTTCCCGCCATTGGTTGTGCCGGCGGCATAGAGCGATTAGCGCTTTTGTTAGAAGATGGCGAAAGCAACAATGAAGGACCGAAAATTTCTTTGATAGGTGCAGACCAAGATGGACAAAAAATTGTCAAATCTTTGGCTTATGCGCTTAGAAAAATGAATATTGCTGCTGATTTCCCTTTGCAGCCTAAGAGCATGAAAGCCATGATGCGTCGAGCGGATAAACTTAAGGCTTCTTTTGTTGCAGTTGTTGGCCAAGAGGAAATAAAAAATGGGCGTGTCAAAATTAAAGACATGAAGACTTCAGCAAGTACAGAATTAAACTTAGAAGCCTATCAAATTGCGCACCATCTAGGAAATTCTATATCAGAGGAATAGCATGACATATCACACCTCACTCAGACGAAAAATAGCCATTGCCACATGGTCGTCCCCTAAAGAGGGTAATATCTATGGCAAGATGTGCATCGATATGGGAAATGCGCTCAAATATATTCAGTATTTGCGAGCAACTACCAATGAAAAAATTACGGTCACTCATTTGGTAGGACGCGCTACTGGCCTGGCCTTTTCTCAGTGTCCAGATTTAAATGGTCGAATATTTTTTGGGCGCTATTATCCTCATAAAACAGTTGACTTAGCTTTTTTGGTTGCTTTGGATGATGGAAAAGATCTTGCCAAATTTAAACTTCAAAAGGTGGATGAAAAAAATACTGCAGCCATAGCTCGCGAGCTCAAACAGGGTGCGCTCAAACTCCGTTCAGGAGATGATAACGAATTTGAGAAATCCAAAAAGTTAATTCAAAGAATGCCTACGTGGATGGTGCGCTTTGTGCTATGGCTTTCTGGTTATATCACGGGTGCAGCAGGGCTCAATGTTGGATTCTTGGGACTACAAAAATTTCCTTTTGGATCGTGTGTTATTACAAGTGTAGGAATGTTTGGTATCGATGAAGGCTATGCTCCACCAACACCTTTTGCTAGAGTCCCCGTTTATTTGGCCATACCAGAAATTAAAAAACGCCCTGTGGTTATCAATGATGAAATTGTTATTCGTCCGATGTTGGATCTGACAGCGACCATCGATCACCGCTTTATGGATGGTTTTCGCGCAGCGCAAATTACCAAAATGATACGAGGCGGTTTAGAAAAACCATGGGAAATGGATGGCGTAGAAGAATCTGCAGTTTTAGAAACTTTGTATGAACTTGAACGATCAAAAAAACAAGTTTCGAGAGACTCGCTTGTCTAAAAAACTTTTATAAAATTATTGATGGTTTTACTTAAGAA
Proteins encoded in this region:
- the mutL gene encoding DNA mismatch repair endonuclease MutL; amino-acid sequence: MGKIIELSQHVSNQIAAGEVVERPSSVVKELIENALDAEATQIEVRIKDGGLSYIIVQDNGCGMDEDDVRAATKRYATSKISTAHDLESLSSFGFRGEALPSIASISRMSIISRMENQAHGTKALIDAGSIVEVSPQGALRGSRIEVRDLFFNVPARLKFVKSQRAEVSAIDKLIRSFAFVYENVSWKFFSEDKLIFSSAMGEDKSLLRAEALLGKDTRGLLFLFEEKSEVVSIKGALCAPLLTRKDIRGINIFVNNRLVNDRKISGAIKAAFRTLLEVGKNPICAFNIEVPPDAVDVNVHPRKAEVRFVDERKIFSYLIHMLGEFLSTTPWLRAHSSLPAAESAVLPVIESSKEFQNERRESLKTMDFLLSSTSEPSIKDSQQALELQPEIKKGFVYESKHLLPARKFADLKVIGQLCLTYLLCESEEGMVVLDQHAAHERVTFEYLRSQKNKGVVSSPLLIPIKLDLEHHDMMLAESHIEDFHEFGIEMEVFGESSVVIRALPDFMKNIDAQELVKDILSEFLLLGRAESVDKIFDHVCATMACHGSVRAGQMMSNEQISALLDDLDKIPFAAHCPHGRPIIKNFSKSELKKWFDRT
- the miaA gene encoding tRNA (adenosine(37)-N6)-dimethylallyltransferase MiaA, whose protein sequence is MVRPNVKPIIIAGPTGSGKSALALKWAKKYGGEIICADSRQFYQHMHIGTASPSKKECEEVPHHGFNCVDPSTTKVDAGYFVAFAKKTINEIQERGMRPIIVGGTGLYLRALRYGTGDVPKSNPQIVQELEEECDRIGLDKLYQELIRIDKNSAEFIRAQDRYRIIRALEIYRQTGKAPSKIRQSFYEKKTQLKARWIMKFCVRDKLLEKLKSRVERMFDEGLLNEAKALRNIVGVEHWALNVMGYHEALLVIDNKISLEEAQERVFIRHRQYSKQQTTWFKKEQFYRWHI
- a CDS encoding aminotransferase class I/II-fold pyridoxal phosphate-dependent enzyme, translated to MLKLAESHIMSMTPYVPGHIGGELGGFWAELASNENCLGPSQAAMEAIKKSVGFAHLYPNNKRAEVIKKICQHLSEFSITPDHVALGNGTTEIIVNLVRGLVSKKEAIMSGWPTFIMYQQAAIAQGVNEVKVDVLKDMSFDLEAMLKRIHQKNEIPIKVLFLANPNNPTGNYINEKDLDDFIAKLPSDLVLIMDEAYSEYVVAKDYPNALKYIHTRPRTIVLRTMSKIYALAGMRLGFAVGDKNIIDILCRVRDPFNVNVAVQFATIASLEDPDHVKRSIEHNLLHKPKLVQELSDLGFSVHDGVTNFILAKRAPHMPQINEIHQALMQKNIAVRPMASFGLPEYIRISVGTEHELKKLFLGMKEIINAPQTV
- a CDS encoding (d)CMP kinase: MAFIVAIDGPAGTGKSSVARLVAKKLNFIYVDTGAIYRALAVLAIQHGIDAYDEQGLANLTCHLKLAIDEKNACTQILLDGHKVERELRQEKISGLASVVSQHQLVRTQLLQLQRDVVTHIKGGAIYEGRDIGTVVFPKAGLKIFITANSKTRAMRRFEEIQKMHKEVSFDEILESIEKRDERDKNRMAAPMQKAHDAKVIDTSHMTIQEVCDKTIELVNEAQKNYQEG
- a CDS encoding histidine--tRNA ligase → MVVAKAVRGMNDLFPKELHLWQKIEDAIKSIFPLYAYQEIRTPILEDLALFKRGIGETTDIVEKEMFIVPDGDHTYCLRPENTAAVVRALIERGGISADSQEKLYYIGPMFRKERPQKGRLRQFHQYGIELFGVSEPAADVEIMAMVQHLFDRLGPKNIELKINSLGTNEERNSYKIHLKDYLTDKKLLLCNDCQRRLDLNPLRILDCKNDGCKEIIKDAPKSIDSLGVESRTHFDQVLFGLSDININFSIEHNLVRGLDYYNRTVFEFVAKEGLGAQNTIAAGGRYDGLFLTLGNKIDLPAIGCAGGIERLALLLEDGESNNEGPKISLIGADQDGQKIVKSLAYALRKMNIAADFPLQPKSMKAMMRRADKLKASFVAVVGQEEIKNGRVKIKDMKTSASTELNLEAYQIAHHLGNSISEE
- a CDS encoding 2-oxo acid dehydrogenase subunit E2, with translation MTYHTSLRRKIAIATWSSPKEGNIYGKMCIDMGNALKYIQYLRATTNEKITVTHLVGRATGLAFSQCPDLNGRIFFGRYYPHKTVDLAFLVALDDGKDLAKFKLQKVDEKNTAAIARELKQGALKLRSGDDNEFEKSKKLIQRMPTWMVRFVLWLSGYITGAAGLNVGFLGLQKFPFGSCVITSVGMFGIDEGYAPPTPFARVPVYLAIPEIKKRPVVINDEIVIRPMLDLTATIDHRFMDGFRAAQITKMIRGGLEKPWEMDGVEESAVLETLYELERSKKQVSRDSLV